TGTCCGTGACGGTGTCCGGGAGAGGGTGGGCCAGGCGGGCGTAGACGCCGGCCCGGGTGAGGAGTTCGTGGTGGGTGCCGGACTCCACGAGCCGGCCGCCGTCGACGACGAGGACGCGGTCCGCGTCCGGTGCCAGGCTCAGATCGTGGGTGATCATGATCGTCGTGCGGCCCGCCATCAGCCGGCGCAGCGGCCGTACCACCTGGCGGGCGGCGACCGCGTCGAGGCCGGCCGTCGGCTCGTCCAGGATCAGCACCGGCGCGGCCCGCAGCATGGCGCGGGCGATGGCGATCCGCTGGAGCTGGCCGCCGGAGAGGGCGGCCGTGCCGGGGGCGAGGGGGGTGTCGTAGCCGTCGGGCAGGGCGGTGACGAAGTCGTGGGCCGCCGCGTCGCGGGCCGCGCGTTCGATCTCGGCGTCGCTCGCGCCGGGGCGCCCCCAGCCGATGTTCTCGCGGATCGTGCCGCTGAGGACGAGGGTCTCCTGCGGGAGCAGCGCGACGTTCTCCCGCAGGAAGGCGAGGGGCAGGTCGGGCAGCGGCACGCCGTCCAGGGTGATCGTGCCGCGCGCCGGGTCGTAGAAGCGGGTCAGCAGTCTGGAGAGGGTCGACTTGCCCGCCCCGCTCGGCCCGGTGACGACGACGAGTTCGCCGGGTCCCGCGGTGAAGCCGATGTCGCGCAGGGAGGCGCGCGGGGAGCCCGGGTAGCGGAAGGACACCCCGCGCAGGGCGAGCCGTCCGCGCACCGGCCAGGCGGGGTGCGGGTGTTCGGGGTCGGTGACGGCGGGTTCGGCGTCCAGGATCTCGCCGAGCCGGTGGGCGCCCGCGGTGGCGGCGGTGAGGCTCAGCCCGAGCTGGCCGAGGCTGCGGACCGGCGGGTAGAGGTAGCCGATGAAGGCGGCGAAGGCGAGGAGCTGGCCGAGGGTCATCCGGCCGGCCGAGATCTCCCAGACGCCGACGCCGATCACCGCGAGCACGCACACCGTCTCGACGACCTCGACGAACTGCTCGTACAGCTCGCTCAGCCGGGCCCCGCGCACGGCGGCCCGCATCCAGGCGCGTGCCTCGCGGTCGAGCCGCCGTTCCTCGTCGGCGCCGCGGCCGTACGCCTGGGTGAGGACGACGTTGCCGAGGGACTCCTCGACGACGGAGGTGATGGCGCCGTCGGCGGCCCGCTCGTCCCGGGACGCCGTCCTGACGCGGCCGGCGAAGCGGCGGGCGGCCAGCAGGAAGAGCGGGGCGAGGCCGAAGGTGACCAGGGCCAGGCCCCAGCGGAGGTAGAGGGCGGCGCAGGCATAGAACACCGCGGAGAAGGCGGCGGAGATCGCGCCGACGACCCCGGAGACGACCAGTTGCTCGATGGCCTCGACGTCACCGGTGAGGCGTTCCACGAGGTCGCCTCTGCGGTGCCGCTGGAAGAAGTGCGGGGGCAGTGTCTGGACGTGCCGGAAGACGGCCGCCCGCAGCCGCAGCACGAAGCGTTCCGCGGTCCAGGTGGCGAGCGAGTTGCCGAGGTAGCCGACGAGCGCGCCCAGCACGGCCACGCCGAGCCAGGCGCAGGCCGGGGCCCAGAACGCGGTGAGCGAACCGGCTCGCAGGGCGGTGTCGGTGAGGTGCGCGAAGAGCAGGATGGAGGCGGTCTCGGCGAGCGCGGACAGCACCACGCAGCCGACGATCACCAGCAGCCGTCCGCGGTCGCCGCGGGTCAGTGGCCAGAAGCGGCGGAAGGCCGCGCGGACGTCCGTCATGTTCGGGTGCTCCCTGGGGTGGGGGTGACACGCCGAGGCGGGGCCGCCGGGCGAGCGTCGTGCGCTCACCGGTGACCCCGCCTCGTGGCGTGCGTCAGCGCTGGTGACCGACCGGGCGGCGGGTGGCGGCCCGCTTCGGCGCGGGCTTCCTGGCGGCCGGCTTCGGGGCCTGGGCGGGCTTGCGGGTCTTCTTGACGGGGGCGATCTTGTGGAAGCTCATGGCGTTCTCCTCGGGTCGGGATCGGAGTCGGGATCAGGATCGGAGTCGGAGTCGGAGTCGGAGTCGGAGTCGGAGTGCGACTCGGGCTCAGACTCAGGCAAGAAACCTTTTTGCTTGCGCTTGATTTACGTCAGTAAATTCTGAGTGAGGTTCCCTGAATTACTTGTGGCCGACCGGGCGGCGCTTCGGCGCCCGCTTCGGGGCGGGCTTCTCCGCGGCGGCCGGGCGGGCGGCGGGAGCGGCCTTGTGCGCCTTCTTGACCGGGGCGATCTTGTGGAAGCTCATGGTGTTCTCCTTCGGTTCGGCGACGCCTTCCGCTGCCGCGGCGCCGTTCGCTTTCGACATGGAAAACACTACGGGATATTCGAAGCCGGGAAAGCTATTTCACCTTAGACCTGAATAAGACTGGATGTGCATTTCCTCTGAAAATAAAAACTACGTCGCGATCAGGAACCGGACCGGCGCTCACACAGGTTTTATCCCAGGCATGCGAAAGGCGGCCGTGTCGAGGACACGGCCGCCTTTCGGGACTCGGGAGGTACGTCCGCTGTGCGGGGAAGGGCTACTGGACGATCGTGATCCGGTTCGTCGTCGGCGGGGCCAGCGGTGCGGCGGCCGAGGAGTTCGCGGTCAGGTAGTCGGTCAGCGCCGCCAGGTCGTCGTCGCCGACCAGCGGGGAGGTGCCCTGCCCGAGGGTGGTGAAGCCGTCGCCGCCGCCCGCGAGGAACGAGTTCGTCGCGACGCGGTAGGTGGCCGCCGGGTCGACGGCCGCGCCGTTCAGCTTGATCGAGGCGGTGACGACCCGGTCGGCGCCCGACTTCGTCAGGTCCAGGGTGTACGTCAGGCCCGAGGACGGCTGGAGGATCTTCGGGGCGCTCGCGTTGGAGCCGCTCACCTGCTCCTTCAGCACCTGGATCAGCTGGGCGCCGGTGAGGCTCTGGAGGTTCACGGTGTTGGCGAACGGCTGGACGGTGAAGCCCTCGGCGTAGGTGACCACGCCGTCGCCCTCGGCGCCCGAGGCCGCGTAGGTGAGGCCGGCGCGGACACCGCCCGGGTTCATCAGCGCGACGCTGGTCGCCGGGTCGAGCTTCTTGCCGTACGCGAGCTGCGCGTCCGCGATCAGGTCGCCCATCGGGGACTCGGTGCCGGTGTTCGGCACGTCGGCGGAGATGTAGCCGACGGCGCGGTTGCCGATCGGGGCCGCGAGGGTGTTCCACTTGCCGATCAGGCTGGTCATGTCGGCCGCCTTGGGGACGGTCCTGGTGACCACGTGGTTGGCCGACTTCACCGACGTCCTGGCGATGTCACCGGTGCGGCGGTCGTAGGTCAGCGTGGTGTCGGTGTAGAGCCGGCCGAAGGACGCGGCCGAGGTCACCATGCGCGGCTTGCCCGCCGGGTCCGGGACCGTGCAGACGTACGCGTTGTGCGTGTGGCCGGTGACCAGCGCGTCCACCGAAGGCGAGACGTTCTTCGCGATGTCGACGATCGGGCCGGAGATGCCGCTGCCCGCGCCGGTCGCGTCGCAGTCGTAGTTGTAGTTGCCCGAGGCGGGCAGGCCGCCCTCGTGGATCAGCGCGACGATCGACTTCACGCCCTGCTTCTGGAGCACCTTGGCGTACTTGTTGATCGTCTCGACCTCGTCCTTGAACGTGAGGCCCTTGACGCCCTCGGCGGAGACGACGCCCGGGGTGTTCTCCAGGGTCACGCCGATGAAGCCGATCTTGACGTCCTTCTTCTTCCACACCCAGTACGGCGCGAGGACCGGCTTGCCGGTCTTCTCCTTGAGCACGTTGGCGGCCAGGTAGGGGAAGTCGGCGCCCTTGAACTTCTTGTCCGTGTAGCAGCCGGCGGTGGGGTGGCAGCCGCCGTTCTGGAGGCGGCCCAGCTCGGCGGCGCCCTCGTCGAACTCGTGGTTGCCGACCGAGGTGACGTCCAGGTCCAGCTTGTTGAGCGCCTCGATGGTGGGCTCGTCGTGGAAGAGGCCCGAGATCAGCGGGGAGGCGCCGACCATGTCGCCGCCGGCCGCGGTGATCGAGTACGCGTTGCCCTTGCGGGCCTGGCGCAGGTGGGTGGCGAGGTACTCCACGCCGCCCGCGTCGACCGTCTTGGTGGTGCCGTCGGCCTGGAGTTCGCTCACCCGGCCCGAGGACCCCGACGGCGGCTCCAGGTTGCCGTGCAGGTCGTTGAACGACAGCAACTGGACGTCCTGGTAGCGGCTCTGCTGGCTGTGCCCGTGGCCGTGACCCGGCTTGTTGTCGTGCGCGTCCGCGGGCATCGCGGCGGCCAGCGCGCCGGCCGTGGCGAGCCCCGCCGAGGCCGCCAGGACGCGGAGCGAGCGCCGTCTGAGCCGCTGCCGGCGCGGCTGGGAGGAGGTGGAGTTGGCAGGCATGCGCCCCCCTGTGTGTCTGCTGAGATGAGTGGGCCCCGTGCGGCGCAGCCTAGGGTCAACGCGCGTAGCGCGACAGGGGGTTCCGGGTTACATCCTGGTTTCCCTTTGTCTTTTCCTTTGCTGCCGCTTTGCCGCCTCCTGCGGGCGCCGTCGCCGTACCCTCGTACGCATGACCAGCGACGACACCGCACGGACCGCCCCGGCCCGCTCCATCGAGACCCGTACCGCGCTCACCCCTGACCAGACCGAGGCCGTCCTCGCCCTGCTCGCCGAGGCGGCCCGTGAGGACGGCCAGCACGCGGTGTCCGAACAGGGCAGGCTGCATGTGCGCGGCGGCGCCCGGGACGGCATCGCGCATCTGCTGCTGACCGTCGACGGCGAACTCGCGGGCTACGCCCAGCTGGAGGACACCGACCCGGTGGAGGCGCCGGCCGCCGAACTCGTCGTCCGCCCGGCCAGGCGCGGGCACGGGCACGGGCGGGCGCTGGGGGTGGCGCTGCTGGCCGCGTCCGGGAAGCGGCTGCGGGTGTGGGCGCACGGCGGTCACCCGGCCGCCCGCCACCTCGCGCAGGTCCTCGGCCTCACCCTGTTCCGCGAACTGCGGCAGATGCGGCGGCCGTTGACCGATCTCGAACTACCCGACCCGGTGCTGCCCGACGGTGTCTCGGTCCGGCCGTTCGTGCCGGGCCGGGACGACGCGGCGTGGCTCGCGGTGAACGCGGCGGCCTTCGCCCACCACCCCGAGCAGGGCTCCCTCACCCAGCGCGACCTCGACGACCGGGTGGCCCAGCCGTGGTTCGACCCGGCCGGGTTCTTCCTCGCCTTCCGCGGCGGGGAACTCGTCGGTTTCCACTGGACGAAGGTGCACGCGGACGACGGCCTCGGCGAGGTGTACGTGCTGGGGGTGCGCCCGGGGCAGCAGGGCGGCGGCCTCGGCAAGGCCCTCACCACGATCGGCCTGCGCCACCTCGCCGCGTCCGGCCTGCCGACGGCGATGCTGTACGTGGACGCCGACAACAAGGCCGCGGTCGCGGTCTACGAGCGGCTCGGGTTCACGACGTACGAGACGGACCTGATGTACCGCTCGGAATCCTGAGCCGGGCGCCGGGC
The sequence above is a segment of the Streptomyces griseoviridis genome. Coding sequences within it:
- a CDS encoding ABC transporter ATP-binding protein translates to MTDVRAAFRRFWPLTRGDRGRLLVIVGCVVLSALAETASILLFAHLTDTALRAGSLTAFWAPACAWLGVAVLGALVGYLGNSLATWTAERFVLRLRAAVFRHVQTLPPHFFQRHRRGDLVERLTGDVEAIEQLVVSGVVGAISAAFSAVFYACAALYLRWGLALVTFGLAPLFLLAARRFAGRVRTASRDERAADGAITSVVEESLGNVVLTQAYGRGADEERRLDREARAWMRAAVRGARLSELYEQFVEVVETVCVLAVIGVGVWEISAGRMTLGQLLAFAAFIGYLYPPVRSLGQLGLSLTAATAGAHRLGEILDAEPAVTDPEHPHPAWPVRGRLALRGVSFRYPGSPRASLRDIGFTAGPGELVVVTGPSGAGKSTLSRLLTRFYDPARGTITLDGVPLPDLPLAFLRENVALLPQETLVLSGTIRENIGWGRPGASDAEIERAARDAAAHDFVTALPDGYDTPLAPGTAALSGGQLQRIAIARAMLRAAPVLILDEPTAGLDAVAARQVVRPLRRLMAGRTTIMITHDLSLAPDADRVLVVDGGRLVESGTHHELLTRAGVYARLAHPLPDTVTDTPRTTEETLILRW
- a CDS encoding bifunctional metallophosphatase/5'-nucleotidase, which gives rise to MPANSTSSQPRRQRLRRRSLRVLAASAGLATAGALAAAMPADAHDNKPGHGHGHSQQSRYQDVQLLSFNDLHGNLEPPSGSSGRVSELQADGTTKTVDAGGVEYLATHLRQARKGNAYSITAAGGDMVGASPLISGLFHDEPTIEALNKLDLDVTSVGNHEFDEGAAELGRLQNGGCHPTAGCYTDKKFKGADFPYLAANVLKEKTGKPVLAPYWVWKKKDVKIGFIGVTLENTPGVVSAEGVKGLTFKDEVETINKYAKVLQKQGVKSIVALIHEGGLPASGNYNYDCDATGAGSGISGPIVDIAKNVSPSVDALVTGHTHNAYVCTVPDPAGKPRMVTSAASFGRLYTDTTLTYDRRTGDIARTSVKSANHVVTRTVPKAADMTSLIGKWNTLAAPIGNRAVGYISADVPNTGTESPMGDLIADAQLAYGKKLDPATSVALMNPGGVRAGLTYAASGAEGDGVVTYAEGFTVQPFANTVNLQSLTGAQLIQVLKEQVSGSNASAPKILQPSSGLTYTLDLTKSGADRVVTASIKLNGAAVDPAATYRVATNSFLAGGGDGFTTLGQGTSPLVGDDDLAALTDYLTANSSAAAPLAPPTTNRITIVQ
- the mshD gene encoding mycothiol synthase; the protein is MTSDDTARTAPARSIETRTALTPDQTEAVLALLAEAAREDGQHAVSEQGRLHVRGGARDGIAHLLLTVDGELAGYAQLEDTDPVEAPAAELVVRPARRGHGHGRALGVALLAASGKRLRVWAHGGHPAARHLAQVLGLTLFRELRQMRRPLTDLELPDPVLPDGVSVRPFVPGRDDAAWLAVNAAAFAHHPEQGSLTQRDLDDRVAQPWFDPAGFFLAFRGGELVGFHWTKVHADDGLGEVYVLGVRPGQQGGGLGKALTTIGLRHLAASGLPTAMLYVDADNKAAVAVYERLGFTTYETDLMYRSES